A single window of Plasmodium malariae genome assembly, chromosome: 8 DNA harbors:
- the PmUG01_08010100 gene encoding fam-m protein: protein MEQKSYSIVFIKFSAFIFLTWICYISCEVNKFTESFSVNSKIRIKLDARIHRLLAKYKQNRDSYIVELNDVMPNRAEYEKKNISNNKEGTKGKNKEYYKSSLNKAQFYTEVMDYNNVMFDGKHFHFEKKFIRKKDYDDFLQNSRRIHDIDLKKIKFRSYSFGVIIFILFCLLGKGCLYYVH, encoded by the exons ATGGAACAAAAATCATACTCCATCgtattcattaaattttctgcatttatttttttaacttggATATGTTATATTAGTTGTGAAGTG aacaaGTTTACAGAATCATTCAGTGTTAACAGtaaaattagaataaaaTTAGATGCAAGAATACATCGATTACTGGCAAAGTATAAGCAGAATAGGGATTCATATATTGTAGAGCTAAATGATGTTATGCCAAATAGAGCtgaatacgaaaaaaaaaatatatctaataataaagaaggaaccaaaggaaaaaacaaagaatacTATAAAAGCTCATTAAATAAGGCACAATTCTACACAGAAGTTAtggattataataatgtaatgtttgatggaaagcattttcattttgaaaaaaaatttatcagaaaaaaagattatgatGATTTTCTTCAAAATAGCAGAAGAATCCATGACatagatttaaaaaaaataaaatttagaagtTATAGTTTTGgagttattatatttatacttttttgcTTGTTGGGAAAGGGTTGCCTATATTACGTGCATTAG
- the PmUG01_08010200 gene encoding fam-l protein, which produces MKKKIRLLFFIKICILIYWIYHFSYDRVMFNKLTCAKKNNGSKLRLTTYRVLAKYRQNKDSCILGLRKEIQYNKLHRKKDIHINDKEETGKKKTSNGCSLNNLGEYKQALKNKFNICETKKYSRLEKKIFKELDYVDFLKNSKTISDKVYKNIVLKKCGIKLALPLLLFFMLSISLTLDLFVGCGIVNELYRIMIVNYKDGWIETLCNGIRVPLLRKCLRVLLN; this is translated from the exons atgaaaaaaaaaattaggctccttttttttattaaaatttgtatcttaatatattggatatatcatttttccTATGATAGG GTtatgtttaataaattaacgTGCGCGAAGAAAAATAATGGGAGTAAATTGCGTCTAACAACTTATAGAGTACTGGCGAAATATAGACAAAATAAGGATTCGTGCATTCTAGGGTTAAGAAAAGAGATACAATACAATAAATtacatagaaaaaaagatatacatataaatgataaagaggaaacaggaaaaaagaagacaTCGAATGGATGTTCATTGAATAATTTGGGGGAATATAAACAAGCtctgaaaaataaatttaatatatgtgaaacaaaaaaatattcccgtttggaaaaaaaaatattcaaagaacttgattatgtagattttcttaaaaatagcAAGACAATCAGTGATAaggtttataaaaatatagtactTAAAAAATGCGGAATAAAACTTGCTTTacctttattattgttttttatgttatcAATATCTCTCACATTGGACTTATTTGTGGGTTGTGGTATTGTTAATGAGCTGTATCGAATAATGATTGTGAATTATAAAGATGGATGGATCGAGACCTTATGTAATGGAATACGGGTTCCCCTTTTAAGAAAATGTTTGAGGGTGTTATTAAACTAA
- the PmUG01_08010300 gene encoding fam-m protein — protein sequence MIRIMEEKIMLILFIKIVAFILLTWICYFNIDIKMSNKFLNENCGFDRKSDTRNYRLLAKYKQDRNSSNLVLKDITTNNGECKSINLSNNRKWDKRKKEQFNRSLLNKSQYYTEIIDYDNGMFDGKHFHFQKKWIRKKDYDHFFEKKRRIGNIALNKIKFKNYRFGVAILFIFFLLGIGLPILRGFHLSSLSTPAQGNGGDIDTVILGFLKNTLGLQNEAHAYIILYAVTLLC from the exons ATGATACGTATCatggaagaaaaaattatgttaatattattcattaaaattgttGCGTTTATCCTTTTAACTTGGATATGTTACTTTAACATTGATATA aaaatgTCTAACAAATTCTTGAATGAGAACTGTGGATTTGATAGAAAATCAGATACAAGAAATTATCGAttactagcaaaatataagcaaGATAGGAATTCAAGTAATTTAGTGTTAAAAGATATTACAACTAATAATGGAGAATGCAAAAGTATAAATCTAtctaataatagaaaatgggataaaagaaaaaaagaacaatttaatagaagtttattaaataagtcCCAATACTATACAGAAATTATCGATTATGATAATGGAATGTTTGATGGAAagcattttcattttcaaaaaaaatggatcagaaaaaaagattatgatcatttttttgaaaaaaaaagaagaattggAAATATagctttaaataaaataaaatttaaaaattaccgATTTGGAGTTGctatattgtttattttttttcttttaggAATAGGATTACCTATATTACGTGGATTCCATTTATCCTCGTTGAGTACACCTGCTCAAGGTAATGGAGGCGATATAGATACTGTAATTTTAGGGtttcttaaaaatacattaggTTTACAAAATGAAGCACAtgcttatataatattatatgcagTAACTTTATTATGTTAG
- the PmUG01_08010400 gene encoding PIR protein produces the protein MPSVLQENFIQALPSKIYYRQNFEKEFDYCFGSDEKRKFKEERSKLNIYEKINSIENRLVNALCHVAFTNEGDECKEKCRNLYYWLGNELLLNNIEENSFSDVIGILIKISNALYERGKCKCNFFTDVNKEKFEKMKIVYDYCKDHDNIENTLKEYNNICDSEFNAYLLKANSAYNEIYKCTETKFESYCMQLKTHVSSCFEKKLLPLTCKIEEVSPEDRVSSRYGTTYIDPEHVINVSAFSSSQIFLFFVLPFVGIFFIGFLLYKFTPIVPWIHTKVLKKKSIRRNFDEMDILELTEYTNEQRKSNLGRKQLNVAYHAA, from the exons ATGCCCAGTGTACTACAG gaaaattttatacaaGCACTACCAtccaaaatttattatagaCAAAATTTTGAGAAAGAATTCGATTATTGCTTCGGGTCTgatgaaaagagaaaatttaaagaagaaagatctaaattaaatatatatgagaaAATTAACAGTATTGAAAATAGGCTTGTGAATGCTTTATGTCACGTAGCTTTTACTAATGAAGGAGATGaatgtaaagaaaaatgtcGAAATTTGTACTATTGGTTAGGcaatgaattattattaaataatatagagGAAAATTCATTTTCAGATGTTATTGGAAtacttattaaaatttcaaatGCTCTTTATGAGCGTGGTAAATgcaaatgtaatttttttacagaTGTTAATAAGGAGAAgtttgaaaaaatgaagattgTGTATGATTATTGTAAAGATCACGACAATATTGAGAATACACtcaaagaatataataatatatgtgacAGTGAATTTAATGCTTATCTTCTTAAAGCTAATAGTGcttataatgaaatatataaatgtacagaAACAAAATTTGAATCGTATTGTATGCAACTCAAAACACATGTTTCTAGttgttttgaaaaaaagcTATTACCTTTGACATGTAAAATAGAGGAGGTGTCCCCAGAAGACCGAGTTTCAAGCCGTTATGGTACTACTTATATTGACCCAGAACACGTAATTAATGTATCTGCCTTTAGTTCATCTCAAATTTTTCTGTTCTTTGTTCTACCCTTTGTTGGCATTTTCTTCATTGGCTTCCTACTATATAaa TTTACTCCAATTGTACCATGGATACATACTAAagtattaaagaaaaaatcaaTTAGACGTAATTTTGATGAAATGGATATACTAGAATTAACAGAATACACGAATGAACAAAGAAAATCAAATTTAGGTAGAAAACAATTAAATGTAGCATATCATGCCGCATGA
- the PmUG01_08010600 gene encoding fam-l protein, with the protein MKILPFINIFTYIFFSSIYNFYIDKSTFYKCGNVKIVVDGKLCTRINRYLAKCKQNKDLHVVGLKEEIPNNRIYEKKKDISNNEKEPTGRKEQPAGCSLKNSKVNRSFVKSKSCMFETKKYSHLEKKIFKELDFVDFLRRNKNISDKTYKKTMRKKFSLRLGSPLLLFLLLSTLLIVDTSLCYQSGGHGFLELSGLKTILSSWEETLKEYFSWLLTGTSQSVLEPLFRIVLFVIPLLILGFTLTSYVFYYHKKAKKYEKIKFSKK; encoded by the exons atgaagattttaccttttattaatatttttacgtatatatttttctcctcaatatataatttttacattgaCAAG AGTACTTTCTATAAATGTGGAAATGTGAAGATTGTTGTTGATGGGAAATTATGTACAAGAATTAATAGATATCTAGCGAAATGTAAACAGAATAAAGATTTACATGTTGTTGgattaaaagaagaaataccaaataatagaatatatgaaaaaaaaaaagatatatctaataatgaaaaagaaccTACAGGAAGAAAAGAACAACCAGCTGGATGTTCATTAAAGAATTCGAAAGTCAATAGATCATTTGTAAAAAGTAAATCCTGTAtgtttgaaacaaaaaaatacagtcatcttgaaaaaaaaatattcaaagagcTAGACTTTGTAGATTTTCTTAGAAGGAATAAGAATATTAGTGATAAGacttacaaaaaaacaatgcgtaaaaaattttcattacgATTAGGATCacctttattattgtttttgttGTTATCAACTCTACTCATAGTAGATACATCTCTGTGTTATCAATCTGGAGGACATGGATTTTTGGAATTATCAGGATTGAAGACGATTTTAAGTTCCTGGGAGGAAACTTTGAAGGAATATTTTAGTTGGTTATTGACAGGTACATCTCAAAGTGTATTAGAACCATTATTTAGAATtgtattatttgttatacCCTTATTAATATTAGGTTTCACCCTTACATCATacgttttttattatcataaaaaagctaaaaaatatgaaaaaattaagttcagtaaaaagtga